A segment of the Babylonia areolata isolate BAREFJ2019XMU chromosome 7, ASM4173473v1, whole genome shotgun sequence genome:
acacacacacacacacacacacacacacatgtacagaaaaaGAGAGCTCGTGTTCTTTTGGTGTgagcgtgcgtcagtgtgtgcgtgcgtgcgtgcttgcgtgtgcgcgcgcgcatgtgtatgtacgtgtgtgtgtgtgtgtgtgtgtgtgtgtgtgtgtgtgtgtgtgtgtgtactgtatgtctctgtgtgtgtgtgtgtgtgtgtgtgtgtgtactgtgtgtgtgtgtgtgtgtgtgtgtgtgtgtgtgtgtgtgtgtgcgtgcccccatggacgtctgtcagtctgtacatGCGCGAGCGTGTCTGTTCACTTTCTTCGTTTCTATGAACTTTTCAACAAGgctcattgtcttgtcttgttttgtctactatactatactatactatactatactatactatactatagtgTTGTTTTGcgttatgttgtgtcgtgttgtgttacgtttttgtcacaacaaatttctctgtgtgaaattcaaactgCTCTtgccagggagagtgcgtcgcaacATGTTGgtatcttttttctgttctttttaataCTTTTCTTTTAATCTCTCACTGGATCTACATGAACGAAATATGAACAATACGCATATAGTATTGCGTTCGTCTGACAAAATCCCCAGATGTCATCAGCCAGCGCATTTCCCGTGGTGAGTTTTAATAGCCCAGCCTTCAAAGATGAGATCAGACTCATTGAGGTTCAATAATTTTATCTACGACTCGAATACTGCTCAGTATCTCCAGCTTTCATTGATCGATGTCTTTATCTCTCCGCGGGTCTACACTTTTAGCAGTCAGTCACTGgtgtctatctttatctctcaATGGTCCATTATTCTCTAGCTTTCAAATGGTCCATGATCTTTCTCTCCTGTTGGTCCAAAGGTCAAATGACTAACTGACCCAAATAGTCTACGTATGCCTGTGCACGTACGGGATGAACGCGAAGTATTCAGGTTAACACACTGGTGATAACacacctgaatttttttttttatcacagtgtccaagtacctttttttttttgtctcaactGACTTCGGCGTGTGGATTTCGAACTTCTGTGCCAGGGAAAATGAACGTGTAGCTGAATACTAACCCCTCAAGGGCATCTAACAGTCTATAATGCTTGACAGTGAAGGTCTGTCGCCTTGCTGTGAGCGAAGACTGAACATAAAGCTCATGTGGTCAGTCAccaacaaagcaatatcaacgaAGAGAGGGACGGGGGTAGGGGAGGAATAAATACAACGAAGGAACAAAGAAACATAGCGAGGGAACGAACCAACATCTAGCTGAATCGGTTACATAAGCTGACTTGACTACCTTGCGTAACTTcgggagagagttaacactctttctttctttccttcttttcttgaaTCGGTAGCATcatcagcattgacttgaagtttgtGTACTTTCTGTAAGGAGAGACTATAactgtgtattgtttgtttgaatcGATAACATCAgtcagcattgacttgaaagttgtgtaCTTTCTGTAAGGAGAGAGCTACAACTctgtattgtttgtttgaatcGATAACATCAGTagcattgacttgaaagttgtgtaCTTTCTGTAAGGAGAAAGCTACAACTGTTTGTTTGAATCGATAACatcagcagcattgacttgaaagttgtgtaCTTTCTGTAAGGAGAGAACCACAACTctgtattgtttgtttgaatcGATAACATCAGCAGCAATGACGTGAAAGTTGTGTACTTTCTGTAAGGAGAGAGCTACAACTGTTTGTTTGAATCGATAACATCAGCAGCAATGACTTGAAAGTTGTGTACTTTCTGTAAGGAGAGAGCTACAAGTCTGTATGGTTTGTTTGAATCGATAACATCAGCAGCAATGACTTGAAAGTTGTGTACTTTCTGTAAGGAGAGAGCTACAAGTCTGTATGGTTTGTTTGAATCGATAACATCAGCAGCAATGACTTGAAAGTTGTGTACTTTCTGTAAGGAGAGAGCTACAAGTCTGTATGGTTTGTTTGAATCGATAACATCAGCAGCAATGACGTGAAAGTTGTGTACTTTCTGTAAGGAGAGAGCTACAAGTCTGTATGGTTTGTTTGAATCGATAACatcagcagcattgacttgaagttgctcTACCTTGTGTAAGGAGAGAGTTACTGCAGTCTGTATTGTTCGTTCACCAGGTGACAGCATGCCAGTGTTTCGTTCTGTTTCTAAATAACGTCTTCACGTGGAgggagcgttggactgtcagtaaAGCGCCCAGCTAAGACTGACGTCATTGTCTACGGGTTCGAGTCCTATACACAGACCGAGatgtcccctctccacccccttccaccacaccTTGAATAGTGGTCTGGGTGACAGTCTTTCATCCCATACACAGACCAAGatgtcccctctccacccccttccaccacaccTTGAATAGTGGTCTGGGTGACAGTCTTTCATCCCATACACAGACCGAGatgtcccctctccacccccttccaccacaccttgaatggtggtctgagtGCTAATCTTTCGGACCAGTATATAAACCAAGGTTCCACGTGCACGCTGCATGAActcagcgcacgtgaaagaacctatggcaacaaaagggttgtccctgtacaagaaaaaaaaattatcactttgataggaaaacaaatacacttacaaacagaataaacaacaacaaaaaatgggtggcgctgcagtgtggcGACCCGCTTTCcccgggtagagcagcccgaattgcacacagagaaatcgattgtgacaaaacgtaatacaacacaaacaacacaacacaacgcaaggcaatgcagggcaaggcaaggcaaggcaaggcaatacgatacgacacagcacagcacagcacagcacagcacagcacagcacagcacaatacaacataacacaatacgatactattcgagaccaaaaaaaagacaagacaatgcgCGACAAAtcaagataacacaacacaacacaacttaacTAAGACCATCGCCTTACCTGCGTATCTTCAGGTAGGCAAACACCGCCACAGCCACCACTCCGATGATCGCCACAATGACAATCAACACTGGCAAGGTGgctacaaaccacacacacacacacacacacacacacacacacataatcattatcatcatcaaaagtcATACAATCTTAGAGATAATCGTAGACTTGTCtttatcgtcatcgttgttgtaaACGTCGTCGTCAGCATATCACATACATGgcagttgtcgtcatcatcaccatcactatgaacatcactaCAAACGTATTTGTCTTTTCCCTCATCATTGTAATAGTCGACGTCGTGATgactattatcttttttttgtcatcatcgagtcatcattatcgtcgtcatagtcatcatcattatgagcaACATagtggtcgtcatcatcatcatcatcgagtcAGCAGTGTTGTCATCGCATCATCCAGTCATCACCgtgatcatcagcatcaccatcatcatcatcatcatcatcattatcagggtCACTGTACAATCATCTACATCGAGTCATCATCAACAAGTCatcgtcgtggtcatcatcaacgtcgtcgtcgtcgtcattatcaagTCATTGTTGTAGTCATCACCATTGAGTCATCATCGTGATCACCATACTTATCATCGAGTCGCAtttaccatcgccatcatcatcatcatcgccgccgtcatcgttgtcgtcgtcatcatcatcgtcagcatcatcgcCATAATCGTGTCACAATCATCGTCATAGTCAACATCATCGATTCACAATCAAcgttaacatcattatcatcatcatcgcgtcacaatcatcatcatcgtcatgagaaggaggtggaggatggagggttggggggtgagggggtggtgatggtcactgggacgtgaggtgggggtgggggtggtgatggtcacTGGGacgtgaggtggaggtgggggtgggggtggtgatggtcacTGGGaagcggggtggaggtgggggtgggggtggtgatggtcacTGGGacgtgaggtggaggtgggggtgggggtggtgatggtcaccgggaagtggggtggaggtggaggtggtgatggtcacTGGGacgtgaggtggaggtgggggtggtaatggtcactgggaagtggggtggaggtgggggtggtaatggtcactgggaagtggggtggaggtgggggtggtaatggtcactgggaagtggggtggaggtggaggtggtgatggtcacTGGgacgtgaggtgggggtgggggtggtaatggTCACTGGGAagcagggtggaggtgggggtgggggtggtaatggtcactgggaagtggggtggagatggggtgggggtggtgatggtcacTGGGacgtgaggtggaggtggaggtggtgatggtcacTGGgacgtgaggtgggggtgggggtggtgatggtcactgggaagtggggtggaggtgggggtgggggtggtgatggtcacTGGGacgtgaggtggaggtggggtgggggtggtgatggtcacTGGGacgtgaggtggaggtggaggtggtgatggtcacTGGGacgtgaggtgggggtggaggtggtgatggtcacTGGGacgtgaggtggaggtggtgatggtcacTGGGacgtgaggtggaggtgggggtgggggtggtaatggTCACTGGgacgtggggtggaggtggaggtggtgatggtcactgggaagtggggtggaggtgggggtgggggtggtaatggTCACTGGGaagcggggtggaggtgggggtgggggtggtaatggtcactgggaagtggggtggaggtgggggtgggggtggtaatggTCACTGGgacgtggggtggaggtggaggtggtgatggtcacTGGGacgtgaggtggaggtggtgatggtcacTGGGACgcgaggtggaggtgggggtgggggtggtgatgtgggtggggggagggaggtattaCCGGCATCAGTGGCCTGGTAGGCAGCAACAAAGGCCTCTGTGTCCGTCATGTTGgctgtggtggggaggggggtggtggtggtctccgtcACCTTGTCCGCCGaccctgtggacacacacacacgcacacacacacacacacacacgcacacacacacgcacgcacacacgcacacacacacacacacacacacacacacacacatatatatatatatatatatatatagcgggagagagagagagagagatgtatatatggaAGATCAAACTTATacaacgcacgttaaagaacccgtgCTCCACATGAAAGCTGTGTGACGACAATGGTCAGATCGATGACCGGACAGACGGTTACTGATggacgtttcagtttcaaggaggcatcaaagcgtgcagactgatccatatacgctacaccacatcgtaaaagacagaaagaaagagcaaaatatatgttggatttatttgactcaccaaatattcaaagttgaatggattggccaatgatctgttagaatttctcctctcccctctgttccccctcccccaccaccttacccaccattcttctaaattttcttcttcttcttcgtgtttttcttctattaggccaattactctagtgataataaatttaatctcatgttaatattgatattagcattattttactatattatgtactgcttgtttatttgttttatttcattatttcattacttactgtttatgtgttatttgatacaagtcataatatggttcatcagccgtcatgataaaattgaagtgcaacgttgtgagcacagtataagctttaagcttgttgatgattgtaatcatgtgtattgttgaataattaaaaatTATTTAAACCAGAGAGCAAAGTAGATGGGTGACCATCACAGAACGCAAAGCACTGGTTAGGCCCTGACAGCCTGCCTCAGATTGGTGACAGTGAAACATGACCATGAGATGGAATACTATgagtgaagaaaacaaacagttAATGTTCTGAAACATAACAGAAATGAAAGGTAAGTAGAAGGCAAATAATATTATGTTTGAAATAGAATTTGAAGTAATGAATTACTGATGGGTGGGAAAAAGGGTAGTGATACATTTTGTCTTGAAGAGCTTGAAAAACACGCGTGAAAAATTatattcacttacacacacacacacacacacacacacacacacacacacacacacacacacacacacacacacacacgagagagagagagagagagagagtgggagtgcgcgcgcgcgcgcgcgaggaaaagagagagagacagacagacagagactgagagattgagacacagacacacacacacacacacacacacacacacacacagagagagagagagagagagagagagagagagagagagagagagagagagagagaaacaatccaTATAAGCTGACTAACAGACAGAAATGTGTAATTACAAACCTAAGaactgaagcaaaacaaaacgaaataagatTATACATCGCTGATGATTCACTCACCGAAAAACATGATTGCAAACGGCTGAGTCCACGTAGGGTCCCCTTAAATGAataattctccttttttttctgtgtcttttgatACAGGACagcagactgtcacacacacacacacacacacacacacagttccttcCTTCAAGAGGACGAAGACAGAAGTGACCAACAGATGCTAGAGTGTTGAAGGAGTGACCGCTATACTCCCCAGTGCTGATCCCACAGGCTCAATGTCCAGCGACCTATGTCCCACTTGTGAGCCCTGACTCCAGATTCTATACAGCAACAGTCAGAGAGGCACCAGTCATATTCATATCACAAACTGTATCCACGGGAAGCAAACAGACTGGCGATAGTCCAGTCACCTTGGTTATGTTCACAGACTTGTTTCAAGTTCCTTGTAAACTCCAGTCACGACTGCTCGGAGCTTTATCCGTTGAGCAAATGGAAGTTCGATAACTGATATCAAGCACTCGTTCTCTCTACAGCGGGGTTTACCTGTAGACCCTTCCTGAACGTGCGTGATAACATTCGGTGCCTGGAGGGTGTAAAGCCAGATTTGTTCTCCAGTCAAATATACCTCTGGACGTTATTGGAGTAAGGAGGGGGGAGTATTTTTGTTGAGTCGGTAAACTTTTCCCCAGAAGTGGTTATATTCTGATCAAATATCCTCCTGAAATTATTGGAGTTTGCCAAAATTTGGCATATTCAATGATGCCTACAACTTCCTCCTCGAGTTTCCAGACCTTAACATCTGCCTTTCCAGGCCATTTTTAAACACTTCTTTGAAAGCCATAGTTTACAATCCCAGGAATAAACTACAAGCAACCTTATATTGATAACCTACAGCAGACTTATGTGTTATTGATTCCTTTTAATTAAGtcatgtctttgtttttgtgttgagtaattgtctacatttgttttgccgcacctgatgtaatttctcttaatgagatgataAAATAATTCTTATCTTAGCTTATCTGATCTCAGACTGCATCGCTGACTGCCATGACAGGCATCCTTCAGTGTACGAAGACTATGGAtgtatttgtatctctctttttatcacagcaggtttctctgtgtgaaattcgggctgctcttcccagggagagcgcgtcgctacactacagcaccaccctctttttttccttttttttttgttttttttgtattttttcctgcgtgcagttttatttgtttttcctgtcgaagtggattttcctccaggaacaacccctttgctgccgtgggttcttttaagtgcgctaagtacatgctgcacacgggacctcggtttatcgtcccatccgaatgactagtgtccagaccaccactcaaggtctagtggagggagagaaaatatcggccacTGAGCCGTGatttcgaaccagcacgctcggattctctcgcttcctgggcggacgcgttacctgtaggccatcactccactgcactggGTGGTGAATGATACAACGTCGGGTGTGGACTACAGGCCAGTCAGTACCTACAGGAGTGGCAGTCCCTGCAGAGTCATCATTGACAGCAAATACACCGGAACAAAGGTGttggatttttatttgtttatgtatctatttattttgctctttttctcgttgttgctgttgtttgtattgtttttatttcattttcaaaaggaacacacacaaaaaccatgcAGGGGCAAAATGAGGGTGTAGGGGGTTTTGTACGTTGTACACCGATGTGTGGTTATCGTAAATTTCCTGCGTGCGAGTGTGCCCTTCGTGTGTCACCATCACCTGATGAGCAATCTGGGTCACTGGCTGGGATGACGTTGGCGTGAATGAGGtgtgtgtacaaagtgcacaacCCAAATTAATCTCTGACGTTTAAAGGGAATGaacgtctttaaaaaaaagaaaagaaaaaaaacagaaaaaaaaaccctgcttacTGTCGTTATCAGATTTGTCCCTTCAGAGACAGTCTGTTGTTTACCGTTGAGAGACTTTTTGCGTTTTAATTAAGAAGATAGATAAATACCCCGAATGTTTTACACATGTATCACGATGTTGCGTGTTAAAGGTCCAATACCCTTCTGATGCCATCGGGGCAGGGAACTCATATCCAGCTGTTGGACACGTAGCTGTTAGTcaaggcataggaaggcggggcccgatcctctccttccgccgttttccccttccccccaaccgaCGTAAGGttccacccattcacacctggatggagtgaggaagatcggagtaaagtacctttctcACGGACATAACAtcgtgccgaaacggggcctcgaaccctggtcactggtgtacACAGGATCACAAAGTCCAACTCCTGACTGATTCTGCCAAGTCACTTCCAGTCCGTTAGTTTGAAATCATTTTTGATGCAATGTATACGCTAATGTAGACTGTACTTAATGCTTTGATTAGTTAAATGACGACTATGTTACCAGAAAGGGATGGATAATGCTTTGAAACGGATGACGCTGTGCAAAGCCTTTCAGCCCGCCTCCTGAAACCTTGTCCATCCTCTCAGTTCGTTTTTTCTGCGCATCCATTAAGATTTAAGGTTTAACGTAacctagatctctctctctctctctctctgtgaatgcgcgcgcgctcgtgcgtgcgtatgtgggtgtgggtgtgtgtatgttaatgaaAGTGGTGCAGGTGGATTGGAGTCTTCAACGTTTTTAATGGGGTTAAACGTCCtacagccattggggcagtgaattcgtatTCGCTGTATCTATACTGGGCTCAGCACTGGAAGGTAAGGCGTAATCCTCCCCTTCCACTGTTTCCAGCTCTCCCAGCCCAAGTCACCAAAGAACCAGTGTGCCAAAACCATCCAGCACTACACTGAATCTTGTGAAGATCTCCTGACATCAGATCAGAAAAGAAAGTTCCACTGATAAGGCCTGGTaaaaagatccaatggccttgcttgaacaatcctccaaggacctgtagagggagacagatgaaaaaacaaaacagcaacaacaaaaaacaaacaagaaaggcaaggccttcaagactcacttttgatgtTCAAAATGATATGTTCCAACACAAAAGAatataaaaacaagaaaggcaaggccttcaagactcactctgACTTGTGaaacacacttaaagaaaaaagaaaaactgaacaaaatcaaaaattggtttgttgaaatgtgttctctatacGCTATTATAATTTTATTCAACTTagcggggaaaaaagaaaagacaaaaaaaaaaagaagaaaaaaaaggcttcaatgcagattcgaaccacagATGTTTGGATCGAGAATGAGTGGTTTCACCCACTGCGCTAACGCATGTTCAATGATGACGTTAAAAAGTTATCATTtcagcatgttcttttagcggaataaatcgacagcAGCAATCGAAGTCATACcgcggtttaaatcatgttatttggtATACCccgggcatttaaaaaaaaaaaaaaaattcaagtccGAGggaaaggagacgttcccatcgcatCAACAtcactgcaatatatgtccgtttttatagatctgcaaaGATCGGTGatcgacaagctttgtctttctactcactgagaaactagttaattcagtatccactttaaaacattcatatgcagaaaacacgtcgatgattatttaagaaattcttttaatttggctgtaaaggagacgttgccatcgcgtcaggctttgcaacatgttttgtcaagatctgcactgaccaatGCCGTGTAGACGAGGCAGCGTAATGGTCGAttcaacttttcttttctgttcattctagttaattcagtgtccacttctgaatattcatatgcagtaaacacgtcaataatgtagttagtttcactgtatgtgttctgtccagaatgcaTATTCCTTTGCTTtgaattgcaaacaagaaaaacgtgTGTTCTGACCAGACAAATGGGAAGCTGTAAAGGGGGTCACAGCGGTTTTCGGAATCAGGAGCAAACATCAATGAagtaaactgttaatgattctgaaatacggctaaattcgggagacttacaacctattactggtatgactgtgaagattttttcctctactatgtttaagccaaatttggtattggcaggcaaagtatttccagagaaaatggcaatgttaaagtttaccatggacacacagacacagacaactgaacaccaggttataacacagactcactttgtttccaaaagtgagtaaaaaaaaacaaaacgatgggctgacaacagtgcagaatggacaggaaaaccacttGCAGAGaaccagactttgacacacactgcagtcgacagatctggaggaatctggtgaacagttctgggTGACGCCCCACTGTCTCTTCACAGagaaggggcagaagaagaagaaagacgcagaagaagaaaaagactatcACTGTCACTGAAAAGATATAAAACCGAttaacaacaaccccccctccaccctccctccccccacacatacacacaatccacaaccctctccccccataacccccccacacacacacacacacacacacacaaaacaaaaaaacatgcacgcacacacacacacacaaaggcaaaatCCCTTGAAAACAGTTTACACGATTTATTCCAGTCACCAATGAAGCGGTGTGACTATTGTCGACGATCAATCACGGCACACACAGCTACACCTGGCGGCAGCACCGACAGCACAGCCAGCGGGCAAGGGACAGCACCCACGCTGACTGGAGCACCCTCCTTCACACCATCACTTCTCTCACCCACAAGGCGCTGTTGCTCTCCACATCAACACGACAAACAACGCCCCGCATtcttttagggggggggggatctgatgACTTAGGAAAAactgtattaaaaacaaaatagaataaaataaaaacaataaataaatacgaCTACACAACAAACAACGCCCCAGGTGGGGGATCCAATGACattggaaatggaaaaaaaaaaagaaatgaaacaaaatctatataaaaatttttttttaaatgtactaCAGCTTCACTCTGAAcggaaaaaagaggagagaaaaaaaaagggggggggggggagggagcgcaACAAATGAACACAGACTGATCCAACTCGCTGGTTACATACAACAGAAACTGTGTACAAAGTCCTCCTTCCTTCATGTATGTTGCATATTTGCagatgaaagaaacaaaccaaagaaagaaaaaaacgccaAAGAACGCAcagtaaaaaccaaacaaacagacaaacaaataaagccACTAGCTACACCAGCAAAAAATAATCTCATCGTCCTTTTTGCTTCATTATTGCATTTGCTACTCCTGTGACCAGAAGCTGAACACCAATGGCGCTTAAATGTGACtggataaggaaaaaaaaaacaacaacaaaaaacaaccagaatacacacacacaaaaaccaacaaaccacaaacaaacacggacacaaacaaacaaaaccacacagacaAAGGGGAAAGGGAACTTTAACTTTGGACAAATGGATAGCACAGTTATTCCCCTTCACTTCCACCTTACCTGTCAGCAGCGTGGTACAGTATTTtttgataaagaagaaaaaaaactgatagAATATCTGAAGTgtctgcaatatatatatatattttttttttatcatcatggCTGAACAGCTACAAACAGCTCATGTCTACATCAGTCCAGAAATGAgaaatgttataaaaaaaacaaccaacaacaacaaaaaacaacacaactgaaCATGTTTCTAATGGTACAACTGTTTAGGATAGCCATTTAAATTACAATACTGTGGACTGGATAACAAAGTTGtaaattatttatgtattttcatACAAACTGGTTTTTGTATATTTCTAATGGGTCAATACAAAGACATACTGCAACTAAAATGTGATATGCAGGCATGAAAAACAACAtccatttactttttttaaataatagtTTACAATCTTACCACTATCACCATTTGTAGATAAGGATTTAAGAAGAATCATgataatgaaaaacaaatatTTCTTGACATTCTTCACCAAGAGCTCACAGCATCCAGACCAAATCCATTCATGCCGCACCACACAACTCCAAAAGTCACCCAAATTTTGGCAAGACGTAAGGAAAATACTGTACTTCTATAGCAAGCATTCAACACCTAACCAACTACACCTTAGAAGGAGTAAAGTGTCCAGCACTATGAAAGAAAGCTGTCATGTGACCCCTGGTTACATGCATATTCATTTATTGTGGTTTATAACATATGTCAACAGAAAGCAATTGGGGCCATGTGAAAGGCAGACTACGAGAATAAATGTTCTCAGTTGTACAAGCACCACTTCCAAAAACATCTCAAATCACAAATATTTGATTTTAGCTCAAAACAAATTATTTTGGGGGGAAGGAAAAGGTAGCAGAAATATTTGCTTTTGCATCTCATCTGCACtgcatcagttaaaaaaaacaaaaacaaacagcaaccacCAAAACATGGTGAGCTTATATCAGGCACAGCTATCACAGAGAAAAAGGATAAGATGTCTTC
Coding sequences within it:
- the LOC143284267 gene encoding uncharacterized protein LOC143284267; this encodes MFFGSADKVTETTTTPLPTTANMTDTEAFVAAYQATDAATLPVLIVIVAIIGVVAVAVFAYLKIRSKRRAESERRARIRMSMTNNAGVYMDLSPSEEALQMSKHPPTTDVESQRLNRKELQR